A single window of Metallosphaera hakonensis JCM 8857 = DSM 7519 DNA harbors:
- a CDS encoding DUF2299 domain-containing protein, producing MVTDTEIYSWFKELGMKLEKVTSGGIYFHFTVSPPTGGLPVSIIRTSPDTTYYIVAVILDLDQEKLKSNPTVISAIKKELLKLNVEFFFSPDEKSPRSIQIARILFSEGLTKNEALNTVTLIKNSALLTLELQKGF from the coding sequence ATGGTCACTGATACAGAAATATACTCATGGTTTAAGGAATTAGGAATGAAACTGGAGAAGGTTACCAGCGGTGGGATATATTTTCACTTCACGGTTTCCCCTCCCACGGGAGGACTCCCGGTCTCAATAATACGAACCTCCCCTGACACAACCTATTACATAGTTGCCGTGATATTGGATCTTGATCAGGAGAAGCTCAAATCAAACCCTACCGTCATTTCCGCAATTAAGAAAGAGTTACTCAAACTGAACGTGGAGTTCTTCTTCTCCCCTGACGAGAAGTCACCTAGGAGCATTCAAATCGCCAGGATACTTTTCTCAGAGGGTCTAACCAAAAACGAGGCCTTAAATACCGTGACCTTGATAAAGAATTCAGCCCTGTTGACCTTGGAACTCCAAAAAGGTTTTTAA
- a CDS encoding 4Fe-4S dicluster domain-containing protein, whose protein sequence is MSQTPQIQLDIRQGGVQKALPYTPVANYAIITDLNKCFGCAGCQMSCKEWNTSGMFGPLPDLDPYGNLDVMFWLRVLYVEVGNYPQTKVYNIPINCFHCMNAPCVEVCPVGATFKRTQDGIVLVDYEECIGTKYCIYACPYGNRFFDYVEGVTKKCTHCFDRIYDPTLPPEERIPACIHGCMVQARIWANRLDPTDPGNILFVDKGGFVLGPETGANPASGYLPWHSDYAADNDVELLSQAQYYNVWTSNGVVQLGAQGNNSTYTESGGPSSSNTSQ, encoded by the coding sequence ATGTCCCAAACCCCACAAATCCAACTGGATATAAGACAAGGCGGAGTTCAGAAGGCTCTGCCCTATACCCCTGTGGCAAACTACGCCATAATAACTGACCTCAACAAATGTTTCGGATGCGCCGGATGCCAGATGTCGTGCAAGGAGTGGAATACGTCGGGAATGTTCGGTCCACTCCCTGACCTGGATCCATACGGGAACCTTGATGTCATGTTCTGGCTTAGGGTCCTATACGTCGAGGTCGGTAACTATCCGCAAACTAAGGTTTACAACATCCCCATTAATTGCTTCCACTGTATGAATGCTCCTTGTGTAGAGGTATGCCCGGTGGGGGCAACGTTCAAGAGAACTCAGGACGGAATAGTTCTCGTGGACTACGAGGAGTGCATAGGAACCAAGTATTGTATCTACGCTTGTCCCTACGGAAATAGGTTCTTCGATTACGTGGAGGGCGTCACAAAGAAGTGCACTCACTGTTTTGATAGAATTTACGATCCCACACTCCCACCAGAGGAAAGGATACCCGCGTGTATCCACGGATGTATGGTTCAGGCCAGGATCTGGGCAAACAGGCTAGACCCCACTGATCCAGGGAACATACTCTTCGTGGATAAGGGAGGGTTCGTTTTGGGCCCAGAGACCGGAGCCAACCCAGCCAGCGGGTATCTCCCATGGCACAGTGACTATGCAGCTGACAATGACGTGGAATTGCTCAGTCAAGCCCAGTACTACAATGTCTGGACCTCAAACGGCGTCGTTCAACTGGGTGCCCAGGGTAACAATTCAACCTATACCGAGAGCGGAGGGCCCAGTTCCTCCAACACAAGTCAATAA
- a CDS encoding TorD/DmsD family molecular chaperone, giving the protein MSVSILDVLNVRHSIYDMFSDLFLYKFDPEEYHQLMDKLKSIEERLGTYMEETGIKVGEIRAVFEQAKRSDYLTEYSSLFISGVGIKPLVPVESKRLFSLMGDRVATFKYNDVVRFYRSRNLVPKISSQFSPEPDHISSLLAFMSLLVEEEFDHRRKGLDAFKVVQDQKNFAITHLFSWIPDWINDVIHDPRSNIFKVVCSQLGDWLKFERDFLGER; this is encoded by the coding sequence TTGTCCGTATCTATTCTTGACGTGTTAAACGTTAGGCATTCGATCTATGACATGTTTTCGGACCTTTTCCTTTACAAGTTTGATCCCGAGGAATATCACCAGCTTATGGATAAGCTCAAGAGTATTGAGGAAAGGCTCGGGACATATATGGAGGAGACAGGCATTAAAGTGGGAGAGATAAGAGCGGTTTTTGAACAGGCGAAAAGGAGCGATTACCTGACTGAGTATTCTTCACTATTCATATCGGGAGTTGGTATTAAGCCACTGGTCCCAGTTGAAAGTAAGAGGCTTTTCTCCCTCATGGGTGATAGGGTGGCGACTTTCAAGTATAATGACGTTGTGAGGTTCTACAGATCAAGGAATCTAGTTCCCAAAATTTCGTCGCAATTTAGTCCCGAACCTGATCACATCTCCTCTCTTCTGGCTTTTATGTCCCTTCTTGTGGAGGAAGAGTTTGATCATAGGAGGAAGGGATTGGACGCGTTTAAGGTGGTTCAAGACCAGAAGAACTTCGCCATAACCCACCTCTTCTCCTGGATACCAGACTGGATAAATGACGTGATCCATGACCCAAGGTCCAATATATTTAAGGTAGTATGTTCTCAGCTCGGAGACTGGCTTAAGTTCGAGAGAGATTTCCTAGGTGAAAGGTAG
- a CDS encoding 4Fe-4S binding protein: MLNVGLLISKKAREIIRDETLRNVFDEARLSYVAEMGDFVFEDLKQNDVKSLLVINEVGKERWMDEIDQKLGISPLAILTIPSSWFSGKSQDFIYALLMGYSIRAQLMDLVYRVQPTRASSVSRRSLLKLKVYEYKPYPVLFDEVHAEREINRAIEACSQGLVVKSPEGPSVGSPEKCTACGYCSASTFLGYLEVPTATTDQVVAFINAVVRYYSKPASILFTDSIPQDVPEGIFPFTVPCVASVHDAFVASSYASGLNPIIHVSSSCETRELALKRLEEIPSRFPGTNLPVKKARDDEELKKILEAPPLALERSEIPEEVVLHRSRRRSLLLWSIEEMGKKVSLNPEDQVPGVYNVQVDPNKCVLCGVCVRACQMLVPDLKGNDNLELTYNIPYCIGSERCVKNCPENAVSVTGLAKISDLKKKTMNKAVVAKCRICGKPIGSEKVKVRVDSMLISQGFQGTAQYTDVCNECKQKELTKIWVERLLSGRK, translated from the coding sequence GTGCTCAATGTAGGCCTATTGATCTCAAAAAAGGCCAGGGAGATCATAAGAGATGAGACGTTAAGGAACGTTTTCGATGAGGCTAGGTTGTCCTACGTAGCTGAAATGGGCGACTTTGTGTTCGAGGACTTGAAGCAGAACGACGTGAAGTCTCTTCTCGTGATCAACGAGGTAGGTAAGGAGAGATGGATGGACGAAATAGATCAAAAACTTGGAATTTCCCCCCTCGCCATTCTAACGATTCCCTCCTCTTGGTTCAGCGGAAAAAGCCAAGATTTCATCTACGCTCTACTCATGGGATACTCAATCAGGGCTCAGTTGATGGATCTGGTCTATAGGGTTCAGCCCACTAGGGCTTCCTCAGTATCAAGGAGGTCCCTCCTAAAACTCAAGGTCTATGAATACAAACCCTATCCGGTTCTCTTCGATGAAGTTCATGCCGAGAGGGAAATCAACAGGGCCATAGAGGCGTGTTCCCAGGGACTGGTAGTTAAATCTCCTGAGGGTCCCTCAGTTGGAAGTCCGGAGAAGTGCACAGCCTGCGGATATTGCTCTGCCTCTACCTTTCTGGGTTACCTCGAAGTTCCGACAGCAACAACGGATCAGGTGGTTGCATTTATTAATGCAGTGGTGAGATATTACTCTAAACCGGCGTCAATATTATTCACCGACTCAATTCCCCAGGATGTCCCGGAGGGGATTTTCCCCTTCACCGTGCCGTGCGTTGCCTCAGTCCACGACGCCTTCGTGGCCTCCAGCTACGCGTCAGGGTTAAACCCAATAATTCACGTCTCTTCGTCATGCGAGACTAGGGAGTTGGCTTTGAAGAGGCTTGAGGAGATTCCCTCCCGTTTTCCTGGCACAAATCTCCCAGTGAAGAAAGCGAGGGATGACGAGGAACTTAAGAAGATCCTTGAAGCCCCTCCTCTAGCCCTGGAGAGATCAGAGATTCCCGAGGAAGTTGTCCTGCATAGGAGTAGGAGGAGGTCACTCCTTCTCTGGTCAATCGAAGAGATGGGTAAGAAGGTCTCTCTGAACCCTGAGGACCAAGTTCCTGGAGTCTACAACGTCCAGGTGGACCCAAACAAATGCGTCCTATGCGGAGTGTGCGTCAGGGCTTGTCAAATGCTGGTTCCAGACCTCAAGGGAAACGATAACCTCGAGTTAACCTATAACATACCCTACTGTATAGGATCTGAGAGATGCGTTAAGAATTGTCCAGAGAACGCGGTCTCCGTCACTGGGTTAGCCAAAATATCAGATCTCAAGAAGAAGACCATGAACAAGGCTGTTGTGGCCAAGTGCAGGATATGCGGTAAGCCAATTGGCTCTGAGAAGGTGAAAGTGAGAGTTGACTCCATGTTAATCTCTCAGGGATTTCAGGGGACGGCTCAATACACTGACGTATGTAATGAGTGTAAACAAAAGGAATTGACTAAAATATGGGTTGAGAGACTTCTAAGTGGTAGGAAATGA
- a CDS encoding mechanosensitive ion channel family protein has protein sequence MSGKESRILAITISSIIAMILIGSAIYVLGEMKVLPGNYILYLEIAIWVVGILAVTYLLSLLVKRRLANSIGIDNASSLGFVIRVIGYALALAGVLSAFKVGLGEALAAGGFAGLVLGLASQDVLSNVFGGIMLLLSRPYKVGQRITVSTWQYGLDFPTYSPKYYSNDYLIPGYTGKVVDISLLYTIIETDELAELKIPNSIMIQAAIFVHDKNERRKVRTRYEISKDLDPDAVIEIIREEISKMDDLIEPPTVRILEATQTSFVLGIDVISRSIYEEPVRSEVIKRVTRVIKSMTTQRERIKETK, from the coding sequence ATGTCTGGCAAGGAGAGCAGGATCCTGGCAATTACGATCTCTTCCATCATTGCAATGATTCTAATTGGTAGTGCGATCTATGTTCTAGGTGAGATGAAGGTACTCCCAGGAAATTACATTCTGTATCTTGAAATAGCTATCTGGGTAGTTGGAATCCTCGCGGTTACTTATCTTCTATCGCTTTTGGTGAAGAGAAGGCTGGCCAACTCCATCGGAATAGATAACGCTTCTTCATTGGGTTTCGTTATCAGGGTCATAGGATACGCCCTTGCCTTAGCTGGGGTACTTTCAGCCTTTAAAGTGGGGCTCGGGGAGGCCCTTGCTGCCGGTGGATTTGCGGGCTTGGTCCTGGGTTTGGCATCTCAAGACGTGCTTTCAAATGTATTCGGCGGAATAATGCTACTTCTCTCACGCCCCTATAAGGTGGGACAAAGAATAACTGTCTCAACCTGGCAATACGGCCTCGATTTCCCAACTTATTCACCCAAGTATTACTCAAACGATTACTTAATCCCGGGTTACACTGGGAAAGTGGTGGACATCTCCCTTCTCTATACCATTATTGAAACTGACGAGTTAGCGGAGTTGAAGATCCCCAATAGCATCATGATTCAGGCTGCGATATTCGTTCATGACAAGAATGAGAGGAGGAAGGTAAGAACTAGATATGAAATCTCCAAAGACCTAGATCCAGACGCTGTGATTGAGATTATAAGGGAGGAAATTAGTAAAATGGACGATTTAATTGAACCACCCACGGTTAGGATACTGGAGGCCACTCAAACCTCGTTTGTTTTGGGGATTGACGTGATCTCTAGGTCCATTTATGAGGAACCTGTAAGGAGTGAGGTAATAAAGAGAGTCACGAGAGTAATCAAGTCCATGACTACCCAGCGCGAGAGGATAAAGGAGACAAAGTAG